A DNA window from Tachysurus fulvidraco isolate hzauxx_2018 chromosome 4, HZAU_PFXX_2.0, whole genome shotgun sequence contains the following coding sequences:
- the LOC113657058 gene encoding putative C-type lectin domain family 20 member A, protein MKHHLFVLLLFTGVLPLVLPLSRKYYLIKEGKTWSEAQAYCQANYTDLAVIKSNTEMVNLQSVAQAQYFSSSAWIGMYTNINKWYWTFGNESVGGFTPWTPGEPNNLYGNEVCGFIGAAKWFDAPCSWLLHFLCFDDRENATERYILITQVKTWYDAQSYCRQHYTDLASARNATENSIVGAMNYWAWIWIGLVRDPWYWTDQTTDVSVIQWSPGNADDYLKNKSCVYLNGGLADVEQCSNILPFFCYLFPTQQKIIRMKLKSSQDVNDPTIMTAIEEKLKQKLKDYGMAENITVTWRKQPDGVVFHKEEENITAVTN, encoded by the exons ATGAAGCATCATCTGTTTGTACTCCTGCTTTTCACAG GAGTTCTCCCCCTTGTCCTGCCTCTATCTCGTAAGTACTATCTGATCAAGGAGGGAAAAACATGGAGTGAAGCTCAGGCTTACTGTCAAGCCAACTACACTGACTTGGCGGTCATCAAAAGTAACACTGAGATGGTCAATCTTCAGAGTGTAGCACAGGCACAATACTTTTCATCCAGTGCTTGGATTGGAATGTACACTAACATCAACAAATGGTACTGGACCTTTGGAAATGAGTCAGTGGGAGGTTTTACTCCCTGGACCCCTGGGGAACCTAACAACTTGTATGGAAACGAAGTGTGTGGCTTCATAGGTGCAGCGAAATGGTTTGATGCCCCGTGCAGCTGGTTGttacattttttgtgttttgatg ACAGGGAGAATGCTACAGAAAGGTACATTTTAATTACTCAGGTTAAAACGTGGTATGATGCTCAGAGCTACTGTAGGCAGCATTATACAGACCTGGCCAGTGCAAGAAATGCAACAGAAAACTCTATTGTTGGGGCAATGAACTATTGGGCCTGGATTTGGATTGGCCTTGTGAGAGACCCCTGGTATTGGACAGACCAGACCACCGATGTGTCCGTAATTCAGTGGTCGCCTGGAAACGCTGATGATTATCTGAAGAATAAAAGTTGTGTCTATTTAAATGGTGGTCTGGCTGATGTAGAACAGTGCTCAAACATACTGCCTTTCTTCTGTTACT TATTCCCAACACAGCAGAAGATCATAAGAATGAAGTTGAAGTCCAGTCAGGATGTGAATGATCCTACAATAATGACAGCCATCGAGGAGAAG CTCAAGCAGAAACTGAAGGATTATGGAATGGCTGAGAACATCACTGTGACATGGAGAAAGCAACCAGATGGAGTGGTGTTTCACAAGGAGGAGGAAAACATTACTGCAGTGACTAACTAG